One Paenarthrobacter aurescens TC1 DNA window includes the following coding sequences:
- the dhaK gene encoding dihydroxyacetone kinase, DhaK subunit (identified by match to protein family HMM PF02733; match to protein family HMM TIGR02363), which translates to MKKLINDPRAVVDESVEGFGMAHADIVDVHPEPKYVIRKGAPVAGKVALISGGGSGHEPLHAGFVGLGMLDAAVPGAVFTSPTPDQIIPATVAVDSGAGVVHIVKNYTGDVLNFETAAEMAQAEGVHVRSVLVNDDVAVEDSLYTAGRRGVGGTVLVEKIAGASAQRGDDLDAVTAIAERVVANVRTMGVALSGCTVPHAGTPSFELADDEIEIGIGIHGEPGRHRIAMESADAITDRLLEPVLEDLALASGDKVLLFVNGMGGTPQSELYIVYRRAAQVLAERGATVERSLVGNYVTSLEMQGCSVSVLRLDDELTRLWDAPVHTAALRWGA; encoded by the coding sequence ATGAAAAAGCTCATTAATGATCCACGCGCCGTGGTGGACGAGTCCGTTGAAGGTTTCGGCATGGCGCATGCCGACATCGTGGACGTCCATCCCGAGCCCAAATACGTCATCCGGAAAGGCGCTCCGGTAGCGGGCAAAGTCGCCCTGATCTCCGGCGGAGGCAGCGGGCACGAGCCGCTCCATGCGGGCTTCGTTGGGCTCGGAATGCTCGACGCCGCAGTCCCCGGCGCAGTCTTCACCTCGCCTACACCCGACCAGATCATTCCGGCGACTGTCGCAGTGGACTCAGGTGCCGGCGTCGTCCATATCGTGAAGAACTACACCGGCGACGTCCTGAACTTCGAAACCGCGGCGGAGATGGCGCAAGCTGAAGGCGTACACGTGCGTTCGGTGTTGGTGAACGACGACGTCGCGGTGGAGGACTCCTTGTACACGGCCGGCCGACGCGGGGTGGGCGGAACCGTCCTGGTGGAGAAGATCGCAGGTGCATCCGCACAGCGCGGCGACGACCTCGATGCCGTCACGGCCATCGCCGAGCGTGTGGTGGCCAATGTGCGGACCATGGGTGTTGCCCTCTCTGGCTGCACGGTTCCACACGCGGGGACGCCCAGCTTTGAACTCGCGGACGATGAGATCGAGATTGGCATAGGCATTCACGGCGAACCCGGCCGGCACAGGATCGCGATGGAAAGCGCTGACGCCATCACGGATCGCCTGCTGGAGCCAGTCCTGGAAGACCTCGCGTTGGCGTCCGGCGACAAGGTGCTGCTGTTCGTCAACGGCATGGGCGGAACTCCACAGAGCGAGCTGTACATCGTGTACCGGCGCGCGGCCCAGGTCCTGGCCGAGCGGGGTGCCACCGTGGAGCGCTCGCTGGTGGGGAACTATGTGACGTCTTTGGAGATGCAGGGCTGCTCAGTGTCCGTGCTGCGGCTCGATGATGAGCTGACCAGGCTCTGGGACGCACCCGTCCACACCGCGGCCTTGCGGTGGGGAGCCTGA
- the mcrA gene encoding mitomycin radical oxidase (identified by match to protein family HMM PF01565), translated as MQSHASFSDVSELQLSVRGPVFTPADPGFAPEVAAFNLSTQHQPDLAFGALDAEDVSAAIRWAAERGMPVSVQSTGHGATNAIEGGLLISTRRMLELSIDPLEKTARVGAGVRWKAVVELAATFGLMGLCGSTTDVGVVGYTLGGGLPILGRKYGFASDHVIAFELVTADGTQRRVTKDENSELFYLLRGGKGNLGIVTAMEFHLFPAADLYAGGMYFDGEHAPEVLRAFREWVPSLPVDASASMAFLRLPDMEMVPEPLRGKFVIHLRYAYQGDLATAAEVLEPMRHCAPFMMDATGPLDSTQFDTIHQDPDQPVPVREHGFLLDRLDDQAEDALLRHFGPGVESPVLLAELRLLGGALAKSTDGEDIVGGRDAAFSFFMGAIAVPPVLDILPGVFSAVHEDLRPAANAGTFVNLHGHFVDAEDRERPWLPSARERLRKAKAEVDPKNMFSFGHVVGLPVIDQTVLLEDVVTAGGDAVLNN; from the coding sequence ATGCAGTCCCACGCCTCTTTTTCAGATGTTTCAGAACTCCAACTCAGCGTGCGCGGTCCCGTGTTCACGCCTGCCGATCCGGGATTCGCTCCGGAAGTAGCGGCCTTCAACCTCTCCACACAGCACCAACCTGATCTGGCCTTTGGCGCCCTCGACGCAGAGGACGTTTCCGCGGCTATTCGCTGGGCGGCCGAGCGGGGAATGCCCGTCTCTGTCCAGTCCACCGGACACGGCGCTACCAATGCCATTGAAGGCGGCCTGCTCATCAGCACCCGCCGGATGTTGGAACTCAGCATCGATCCCCTTGAGAAGACGGCCCGCGTCGGTGCAGGCGTCCGGTGGAAGGCCGTGGTGGAACTCGCCGCGACGTTCGGCTTGATGGGACTTTGCGGTTCAACCACCGATGTCGGCGTGGTGGGTTACACGCTGGGTGGCGGTTTGCCGATCCTGGGGCGCAAGTACGGCTTCGCATCAGACCACGTGATTGCTTTCGAGCTCGTCACCGCCGACGGCACACAGCGCCGGGTGACCAAGGACGAGAATTCGGAGCTGTTCTACCTCCTGCGCGGCGGCAAGGGGAACCTGGGCATCGTCACTGCCATGGAATTCCACCTGTTCCCGGCAGCCGATCTCTACGCAGGCGGAATGTATTTCGACGGCGAGCATGCGCCAGAGGTTCTGCGGGCGTTCAGGGAATGGGTGCCGTCGCTGCCGGTGGACGCATCAGCGTCCATGGCGTTCCTTCGCCTTCCGGATATGGAAATGGTTCCGGAACCACTCCGCGGAAAGTTCGTCATCCATCTCCGCTACGCCTACCAGGGTGATCTGGCAACCGCGGCGGAAGTTCTTGAGCCCATGCGTCACTGTGCCCCGTTCATGATGGACGCCACCGGACCTTTGGACTCCACCCAGTTCGACACGATCCACCAAGACCCGGACCAGCCGGTACCCGTACGCGAGCACGGTTTCCTGCTTGATCGTTTGGACGACCAAGCCGAAGACGCTTTGCTGCGGCACTTTGGCCCCGGCGTCGAAAGTCCTGTGTTGTTGGCAGAACTTCGACTCCTGGGTGGCGCCTTGGCCAAGAGTACGGACGGGGAGGACATTGTGGGCGGCCGTGACGCGGCGTTCAGCTTCTTCATGGGCGCGATCGCCGTCCCGCCGGTCCTGGACATTCTCCCCGGCGTGTTCAGCGCAGTCCACGAAGACCTCCGACCTGCTGCGAATGCGGGCACGTTCGTGAACCTGCACGGCCATTTTGTGGATGCCGAGGACAGGGAGCGGCCGTGGCTGCCCAGTGCGCGGGAACGGCTCCGGAAGGCGAAAGCCGAGGTGGATCCGAAGAACATGTTCAGCTTCGGGCACGTGGTGGGGCTTCCGGTCATCGATCAGACCGTGTTGCTCGAGGATGTCGTCACGGCCGGCGGCGACGCCGTGCTGAACAACTAA
- a CDS encoding putative glyoxalase family protein (identified by match to protein family HMM PF00903), giving the protein MTDTTSTEPTTAAHGEHTTHGIPNGLTSLTPFLAVPNAREAIAFYRDVFGARVVGETEMGGMVVHAELDFGNGRLQLGEPNPEYHLVPAPSGEDDCYSLGLYCPDADGLVKKAEQAGATIREPLSTFVSGDRYASIRDPFGVRWSIMTRVEDLSEEESNRRVDEWAAKQG; this is encoded by the coding sequence ATGACAGATACTACAAGCACAGAGCCCACCACCGCAGCCCACGGTGAACACACCACCCACGGCATCCCTAACGGCCTGACCAGCCTCACGCCGTTCCTCGCCGTGCCCAACGCCAGGGAAGCCATCGCGTTCTACCGCGATGTGTTCGGTGCCCGGGTTGTAGGTGAAACGGAGATGGGCGGGATGGTGGTCCACGCCGAACTCGACTTCGGCAATGGCCGCCTCCAACTTGGCGAGCCCAACCCGGAGTACCACTTGGTGCCGGCGCCCAGCGGCGAGGACGACTGCTATTCCCTCGGCCTTTACTGCCCGGACGCGGACGGACTCGTGAAGAAGGCTGAGCAAGCGGGAGCCACCATCCGCGAGCCGCTGTCCACTTTCGTCTCAGGTGACCGATACGCAAGCATCCGCGATCCCTTCGGCGTTCGCTGGTCCATCATGACCCGTGTGGAGGACCTCTCCGAAGAAGAGAGCAACCGCCGCGTGGACGAATGGGCGGCGAAGCAAGGCTAG
- a CDS encoding hypothetical protein (identified by Glimmer2; putative) encodes MNILVKLFGLAVSLGAGALANKTLEGLWEKRTGKPAPKDGTDLNDSLPGVLVFAVVSAGVGAVVHVLTQRGTKSALARMKKTADEV; translated from the coding sequence GTGAACATACTGGTAAAACTTTTCGGCCTGGCCGTCAGCCTCGGAGCTGGCGCGCTCGCAAACAAAACGCTGGAAGGCCTCTGGGAGAAGAGAACCGGTAAGCCCGCCCCCAAGGACGGTACAGACCTCAACGACTCCCTGCCCGGCGTGCTCGTCTTCGCGGTTGTTTCCGCAGGCGTTGGCGCCGTAGTTCACGTGCTCACCCAACGGGGCACCAAGAGCGCCCTGGCCCGCATGAAGAAGACTGCTGACGAGGTTTAA
- a CDS encoding putative glucosyltransferase (identified by match to protein family HMM PF03033): MRVLMVTPGTRGDVAPMAGLGSRLQGLGYEVAVAANPAYAPLVVESGCEFRPLPGDLAGLITQPAPGAKASSGSVLTFWRKLTEYMDNAATGTLAAAEAGADVILANSVAPYAYDIADALGIPAIGAHLQPIEPSAAYPPVIMNSAQSLGAWGNKIIGERAAAGPAPYDAPSARLRRELGLGKESRAAGERRRRKAKATILHGISPTVLPRPADWHSGLVMAGYWWPAVEPDWQPSADLVDFLTAGPPPVFVGFGSSAHIDPAFILEATRRAGVRAVVQGAEGGLGDDAIAVGSVPHEWLFPHMAAVVHHAGAGTAAAGLRAGVPAVGVPVYTDQPLWASRVAALGAGPAPIPYKKLTPERLGDAIMKVVSTPSYSLRAAELGAAIAKEDGTVAVVGALRNL, translated from the coding sequence ATGCGCGTACTCATGGTGACTCCGGGGACGCGGGGAGATGTCGCGCCGATGGCGGGGCTCGGTAGCCGCCTGCAGGGGCTGGGCTACGAGGTGGCCGTCGCGGCCAACCCGGCCTACGCGCCTCTTGTTGTTGAGTCGGGCTGCGAGTTCCGGCCGCTGCCCGGCGACCTGGCCGGATTGATCACGCAACCGGCCCCCGGTGCCAAAGCGTCATCCGGAAGCGTGCTCACCTTCTGGCGGAAGCTCACGGAGTATATGGACAACGCTGCCACCGGCACGCTTGCTGCAGCCGAGGCCGGGGCCGACGTGATTCTGGCCAATTCGGTGGCACCCTATGCTTACGACATCGCGGATGCTCTGGGTATCCCGGCCATCGGCGCACATTTGCAGCCTATCGAGCCGAGCGCGGCGTATCCGCCTGTGATCATGAATTCGGCCCAAAGCCTTGGTGCGTGGGGAAACAAGATCATTGGTGAGCGCGCAGCTGCGGGTCCGGCTCCCTACGATGCGCCCAGCGCACGCCTTCGCAGAGAGCTGGGACTGGGCAAGGAAAGCCGTGCGGCCGGAGAGCGTCGGCGGAGGAAAGCGAAGGCGACCATCCTTCATGGCATCAGCCCCACCGTCCTGCCCCGGCCTGCTGATTGGCACTCCGGCCTGGTCATGGCAGGGTATTGGTGGCCCGCCGTGGAGCCGGATTGGCAGCCCTCCGCGGACCTTGTGGACTTCCTTACCGCCGGTCCGCCGCCCGTTTTCGTAGGCTTTGGAAGCAGTGCCCACATCGACCCCGCTTTCATCCTTGAGGCAACACGCCGTGCCGGAGTGCGGGCTGTTGTCCAGGGCGCTGAGGGTGGGTTGGGTGACGACGCCATCGCCGTCGGCAGCGTTCCGCATGAGTGGTTGTTCCCTCATATGGCGGCCGTGGTTCACCATGCCGGAGCGGGAACCGCGGCGGCGGGCCTCCGGGCGGGGGTGCCGGCCGTTGGCGTTCCGGTGTACACGGACCAGCCGCTCTGGGCTTCCCGGGTTGCCGCCCTCGGCGCTGGCCCTGCGCCGATCCCGTACAAGAAGCTCACCCCGGAGCGCCTCGGTGACGCAATCATGAAAGTCGTCAGCACGCCGTCGTACTCCCTGCGGGCAGCGGAGTTGGGGGCGGCCATCGCGAAAGAGGATGGCACCGTGGCTGTGGTCGGCGCCCTGCGGAACCTTTGA
- a CDS encoding hypothetical protein (identified by Glimmer2; putative), translating into MLDRVMFPDFSAFQIDIPHASWPHEASWQDAGHSNPDLYSAFWPEYQARNEPEAVTTQAAED; encoded by the coding sequence ATGCTTGATCGGGTGATGTTTCCGGATTTCTCGGCATTCCAAATAGATATTCCCCACGCATCATGGCCGCACGAAGCGTCATGGCAGGACGCGGGGCACTCGAACCCGGACCTGTACTCAGCCTTCTGGCCCGAGTACCAGGCAAGGAATGAGCCCGAGGCGGTGACAACACAAGCCGCTGAGGATTGA
- a CDS encoding putative CsbD-like family protein (identified by match to protein family HMM PF05532), whose protein sequence is MLSMLISDVVEVQVHYKEEVRNMGADDKMENAGEKLGGKAKEAAGKLTDNERLEAEGKGDQTKADLKGAGEKLKDAFKKD, encoded by the coding sequence TTGCTAAGTATGCTGATTAGTGATGTTGTAGAGGTACAGGTTCACTACAAGGAAGAGGTGCGAAACATGGGTGCTGACGACAAGATGGAGAACGCTGGCGAGAAGCTCGGTGGCAAGGCTAAGGAAGCTGCCGGAAAGCTGACGGACAACGAGCGCCTGGAAGCCGAAGGCAAGGGCGACCAGACCAAAGCCGACCTCAAGGGTGCCGGCGAGAAGTTGAAGGACGCCTTCAAGAAGGACTAG
- a CDS encoding acetyltransferase, GNAT family protein (identified by match to protein family HMM PF00583), protein MDSTFSLRPARTSDVAAIKRLVAPLAEERILMAKETVAYYESLQEFRIAESDDGEVIGCGALHVMWEDLAEIRTLAAADSWRGRGVGHVLVENLLEEARALGVSRVFCLTFEVDFFKRHGFEVMADQSAVDPQVYSELLRSHDEGVAEFLDLARVKPNTLGNTRMIKQL, encoded by the coding sequence GTGGATTCGACCTTCAGCCTTCGCCCTGCCCGCACCAGTGATGTGGCGGCTATCAAAAGGCTTGTGGCGCCCTTGGCTGAGGAGCGGATTCTCATGGCCAAGGAGACTGTGGCGTATTACGAGAGCCTCCAGGAATTCCGGATTGCCGAGTCTGACGACGGTGAAGTCATTGGTTGCGGTGCCCTGCATGTGATGTGGGAAGACTTGGCCGAGATCCGCACGCTGGCCGCTGCTGACTCTTGGCGTGGGCGGGGAGTGGGGCATGTTCTGGTCGAAAACCTCTTGGAGGAAGCGCGGGCGCTTGGCGTGAGCCGCGTGTTCTGCCTGACGTTTGAAGTGGACTTCTTCAAGCGCCACGGATTCGAAGTCATGGCTGACCAGTCGGCCGTGGATCCGCAGGTGTACTCCGAGCTGCTGCGCTCGCATGACGAAGGCGTTGCCGAGTTCCTGGACCTTGCCCGCGTGAAGCCCAATACCTTGGGAAACACCCGCATGATCAAGCAGCTCTAG
- the dhaK2 gene encoding dihydroxyacetone kinase, L subunit (identified by match to protein family HMM PF02734; match to protein family HMM TIGR02365), with protein sequence MGLDVDWALDWLKLSAKAMAEHRVELIELDRPIGDSDHGENMDRGFQAVLQKLDETPPETPGAALKAAAMALMSKVGGAAGPLYGTAYLRAATSLGDAGDIDAEALAAALAAARDGVVARGKAELGDKTMIDAWTPAVEAAQKAAASGADPVAVLEAAAEAAETGAMATDPLVARKGRASYLGERSAGHRDPGAASTALLLRAAAAAAAGSTADKGADAV encoded by the coding sequence ATGGGGCTGGACGTTGACTGGGCACTGGACTGGTTGAAGCTCTCCGCCAAAGCCATGGCCGAACACCGGGTGGAGCTGATTGAGCTGGACAGGCCAATCGGCGATTCGGATCACGGCGAGAACATGGACCGCGGTTTCCAGGCCGTGCTGCAGAAACTAGATGAGACCCCGCCGGAGACTCCGGGCGCGGCGTTGAAGGCTGCGGCGATGGCGCTCATGTCCAAGGTGGGCGGCGCTGCCGGACCGCTGTACGGCACGGCGTATCTTCGGGCGGCAACCTCCTTGGGGGACGCCGGCGATATTGACGCGGAGGCCCTTGCCGCAGCCCTGGCAGCCGCCCGTGATGGAGTAGTGGCCCGGGGCAAAGCCGAGCTCGGCGACAAGACCATGATCGACGCGTGGACGCCCGCGGTTGAAGCGGCCCAAAAAGCCGCGGCGAGCGGCGCTGATCCGGTTGCTGTGTTGGAAGCGGCTGCGGAGGCTGCCGAAACCGGCGCCATGGCCACGGATCCGTTGGTGGCACGCAAGGGCCGGGCCAGCTACCTGGGGGAGCGCAGTGCAGGGCATCGCGACCCCGGCGCCGCTTCCACCGCGCTTCTCCTGAGAGCGGCCGCAGCAGCTGCTGCCGGTTCCACGGCTGACAAGGGAGCCGACGCCGTATGA
- a CDS encoding putative prolyl oligopeptidase family protein (identified by match to protein family HMM PF00326), with translation MLNRIMDSADTHTQGEQPETPFHHLDHYLAIPRVGGLTLSPDGKRLVTTVTTLNGKGTEFATALWEIDPSGRNQARRITRSSKGEAGAVFAANGDLYFTSARPDPDSPDADPVNALWLLPADGGEARVVHSRSGGIGSVMAAKDANATFVNAEVLAGSADEENDEERRKARKDNKVSAILHSGYPIRYWDADLGPAEPRIFAVEQGEEKEPGKPSTIDSAAPLKLRNLTPGVGGSLREAKTVVSPDGRTIYTSMTKALAKADSREVLAAVDVATGTVKVLLDHQGMSYFPGPVSPDNRTLVVQSESDTTPTQAPHVKLHLLNVAGGETTDLEPLAHQWDRWATPLAWLPDGTAVLVTADDDGASPVFRIDVADGAVTRVTKDAAAYSDVVISPDGTEAYALRSSYEFPAEAVRINLATGETVRLQAPAEQPVYKGRLERVDTTAEDGSRVPAYLALPEGASADNPAPLLLWIHGGPLGSWNAWTWRWNPWLLVAKGYAVLLPDPALSTGYGQEFIQRGWGEWGKKPFTDLMAITDAVVARPDIDESRTAAMGGSFGGYMANWVAGQTDRFKAIVTHASLWALDQFGPTTDAAQYWLKEMTVEMAMENSPHLNVGNIKTPMLVIHGDKDYRVPIGEGLRLWYELLSSSQLPADDNGQSPHRFLYFPDENHWVLQPQHAKVWYGVVESFLAKQVLGEEVSLPEELGV, from the coding sequence GTGTTGAATCGGATCATGGACTCTGCTGACACTCACACCCAGGGCGAGCAGCCCGAAACGCCATTTCACCACCTCGACCACTACCTCGCCATCCCGCGGGTCGGCGGCCTCACGCTGAGCCCCGATGGCAAGCGCCTGGTCACCACAGTCACCACGCTGAACGGCAAAGGAACTGAGTTCGCCACCGCACTCTGGGAAATCGACCCCAGCGGCCGGAACCAAGCCCGCCGCATCACCCGCAGCTCCAAGGGAGAGGCCGGCGCGGTCTTCGCCGCCAACGGCGACCTGTACTTTACGTCGGCGCGCCCTGATCCGGACAGCCCTGACGCCGACCCTGTAAATGCCCTTTGGCTGCTCCCCGCTGACGGAGGAGAGGCGCGGGTAGTGCATTCTCGTTCGGGTGGAATTGGTTCCGTCATGGCCGCGAAAGACGCCAACGCCACCTTCGTCAACGCTGAGGTCCTGGCCGGATCCGCGGATGAGGAGAACGACGAGGAGCGTCGCAAGGCACGCAAGGACAACAAGGTCTCGGCCATCCTGCACAGCGGCTACCCGATCCGCTACTGGGACGCCGACCTTGGCCCGGCCGAGCCGCGGATCTTCGCGGTGGAGCAGGGCGAGGAGAAGGAGCCCGGCAAGCCGTCCACCATTGACTCCGCTGCGCCCCTCAAGCTCCGGAACCTGACGCCCGGCGTCGGCGGCTCGCTGCGTGAGGCCAAAACCGTGGTGAGCCCGGACGGCAGGACCATTTACACAAGCATGACCAAAGCGCTCGCGAAAGCCGACAGCCGCGAGGTGCTCGCCGCCGTCGACGTTGCCACCGGGACCGTCAAGGTGCTGCTGGACCACCAAGGCATGAGCTACTTCCCCGGGCCGGTGAGCCCGGACAACCGAACGCTGGTGGTGCAGAGCGAAAGCGACACCACGCCAACGCAGGCTCCCCACGTGAAACTGCACCTCTTGAACGTGGCGGGCGGCGAGACCACGGACCTTGAGCCGCTCGCACACCAGTGGGACCGTTGGGCAACGCCCCTCGCTTGGCTTCCGGACGGCACCGCGGTCCTGGTAACAGCAGACGACGACGGCGCGTCGCCGGTCTTCCGGATCGACGTCGCTGACGGTGCAGTCACCCGGGTGACAAAGGACGCTGCAGCCTACTCGGATGTGGTGATCTCTCCTGACGGAACCGAGGCGTATGCGCTCCGAAGCTCCTACGAGTTCCCCGCCGAAGCCGTGCGGATCAACCTGGCCACAGGAGAAACGGTCCGCCTGCAGGCACCTGCGGAGCAGCCCGTGTACAAAGGCCGGCTTGAGCGCGTGGATACGACGGCCGAAGATGGCTCGCGCGTTCCGGCGTACCTCGCGCTTCCGGAGGGCGCGTCCGCGGACAACCCGGCACCCCTCTTGCTGTGGATCCACGGCGGGCCGCTTGGCTCGTGGAACGCGTGGACGTGGCGTTGGAACCCATGGCTGCTGGTGGCCAAAGGCTATGCCGTGCTGCTGCCGGATCCTGCCCTTTCCACCGGCTACGGCCAGGAGTTCATCCAGCGCGGATGGGGCGAATGGGGCAAGAAGCCGTTCACGGACCTCATGGCCATCACCGACGCGGTGGTCGCGCGGCCGGACATCGACGAGTCCCGGACTGCGGCGATGGGTGGATCCTTCGGCGGCTACATGGCCAACTGGGTTGCCGGGCAAACCGACCGCTTCAAGGCAATCGTCACCCACGCCAGCCTGTGGGCGCTGGACCAGTTCGGCCCCACCACCGACGCTGCCCAGTACTGGCTCAAGGAGATGACCGTGGAAATGGCGATGGAAAATTCGCCGCACCTGAACGTGGGCAACATCAAAACGCCCATGCTGGTGATCCACGGCGACAAGGACTACCGCGTGCCCATCGGCGAAGGCCTTCGCCTCTGGTACGAGCTCCTGTCCTCCTCTCAACTGCCTGCTGACGATAACGGCCAGAGCCCGCACCGCTTCCTGTACTTCCCGGACGAGAACCACTGGGTGCTGCAGCCACAGCACGCGAAGGTCTGGTACGGCGTCGTGGAGAGCTTCCTGGCAAAGCAGGTGCTGGGCGAGGAGGTTTCTTTGCCGGAGGAGCTGGGAGTGTAG
- a CDS encoding dihydroxyacetone kinase, phosphotransfer subunit/phosphocarrier protein HPr (identified by match to protein family HMM PF00381; match to protein family HMM PF03610; match to protein family HMM TIGR01003; match to protein family HMM TIGR02364), with protein MTVGIVVVSHSSKIAEGAVELAAQMAPDVDLVAAGGTDDDRIGTSLEKVLAAVEQSLVDSGGDGVVVLTDLGSAVMTAESAVEFASDPDAVLLADAPLVEGLVAAAVAAQGGDGVEDVRKAAEAVAFGNVPAGVGGPAIPEDKDEPDASGDFELINPLGMHARPAAKIAGGLSGLDAEVTVNGVDGMSIMALMALAAGKGSILRIEARGKDALKAVEYVGRLVEEGFGEL; from the coding sequence ATGACAGTGGGGATTGTGGTTGTATCGCACAGCAGCAAGATCGCCGAGGGGGCTGTGGAACTTGCCGCGCAGATGGCTCCCGACGTCGACCTCGTCGCCGCCGGGGGAACTGACGACGACCGCATCGGAACCAGCCTGGAGAAGGTGCTGGCCGCCGTCGAGCAGTCCCTGGTTGATTCCGGGGGCGATGGCGTGGTGGTGCTAACCGATCTGGGTTCAGCTGTGATGACCGCAGAGTCTGCGGTGGAGTTCGCCAGCGATCCGGACGCCGTCCTCCTTGCCGATGCGCCGCTGGTTGAGGGACTCGTGGCCGCAGCCGTCGCCGCCCAAGGAGGTGACGGCGTCGAAGATGTTCGCAAGGCGGCCGAAGCCGTGGCCTTCGGCAACGTACCCGCAGGCGTAGGGGGTCCGGCAATCCCTGAGGATAAGGATGAACCGGACGCAAGCGGAGATTTTGAGCTCATCAATCCTTTGGGAATGCACGCCCGCCCTGCCGCGAAGATCGCCGGGGGCCTATCCGGGCTGGACGCTGAGGTAACCGTCAACGGCGTCGATGGCATGTCCATCATGGCGCTCATGGCGCTCGCCGCGGGTAAAGGCTCTATCCTGCGAATCGAAGCCCGCGGCAAGGATGCGTTGAAGGCCGTTGAGTACGTGGGACGGCTTGTGGAGGAAGGGTTTGGCGAGCTCTAA
- a CDS encoding putative glyoxalase family protein (identified by match to protein family HMM PF00903), with product MAIAKFPSVVIDCPDAAALAAFYGELFGWEIEDKGDWFDIRPSDGSNCISFQQVEVYQPPKWPGQTIPQQMHLDMVVEDLDKGEEVALSLGATKADHQPGETFRVFLDPAGHPFCLCLS from the coding sequence ATGGCTATAGCTAAATTCCCCAGTGTCGTCATCGATTGTCCTGATGCGGCTGCTTTGGCCGCCTTCTATGGCGAGCTTTTCGGCTGGGAGATCGAGGACAAAGGCGACTGGTTCGACATCCGTCCCAGCGATGGCAGCAACTGCATCTCCTTCCAACAGGTAGAGGTGTACCAGCCGCCCAAATGGCCCGGCCAAACCATCCCGCAGCAAATGCACCTGGACATGGTGGTGGAGGACCTGGACAAGGGCGAAGAAGTTGCCTTGTCCCTTGGGGCAACCAAAGCCGACCATCAGCCCGGCGAGACGTTCAGGGTGTTCCTTGATCCGGCGGGCCACCCGTTCTGCCTCTGCCTGAGCTAA